The window TTTAAAGGTCCAAACGGGTCCTATTGGGTTGTGACCTGAAACACTTTTTGACCAGAACTTTTAATATTTCTGAAGTAGTTGGTGTGCTATATATGACTATATGATTAcataagttgtatatatttagtAGCTTTAAATCTTTGACTAAAAGGTTCAGGATGTTTTGATGTATCGAGCATAGGGGACTGATAGAACCCATAAATCAACAAGGATAAGTTACTGATATTTATTGCTGTAaaaccaaaagattacaagaTAGTTGACCCAATTCGAGATGGGTTAATCTCTATCATTGATAGCACCCAGAAATCAACAAGGATAAGTTACTGATATTTATTGCTGGaaaccaaaagattacaagaTAGTTGACCCAATTCGAGATGGGTTTATCTCCATACAACCCTATTCGAGATGGCTAGTTCTCCTAGAACAAACAAAGCTTGCTAATTGTAAATAACCAGACTGCACAACAAATGAAAActagaataaatatataatgtaaattcTAAGGCAGTTTCTTCTCCTACTTTTCAGCACCCATAACCGACTAAAAACTCCCTGTTAATTCCAGTCTCTTCTATTGGGTTAAATGGGTAAGGTTGGAGCCCATTTAGGTAGGGTTCATATCAATACATCACACCCCAAAAATCGACTTGTCCTCAAGTCGGGTGAATAGCTTCTGAGTTGCTGGTCCATCATTGTTCTCAGTCGGGAGAGAGCTGTAGTTGCTTAGGTTGTCCCAAGAACTTCAACTAGTTTATATCTCAGCACACTCCCTATTTGAACTTGATTTACATGTTGAGCCCATATAACATCTTTTTCATCAGAAAGTAAGCATGGCCCATTGGTTTTTGGGGATGGGAATGAATCGTTTGAGGTTGCAGTGAGGCGAGGAGGAATGTAGGTACCGGTGTAGGGTGGTGGCGATTTGATAACAGTTGGTAGTGGTATGGCAGAAGCAGGTTGTGGTGCGGAGGCAGAGACGGGTGGAGCAGTTGGTAAGGTCCCTTTGaccagatcttcatcttcagtTCTGATCCTGCAAGGTTAATAAATGTGATAGGATCAGTTACTAGACTTGACTGGACCTGAATAGAGGGTGTTCCATGCCTCTGAGCATGTATTTTTGCAATTTTCTCCAACAATGCCATCATGGACTTTAATGTGCCTTCAATCATTGCCCATGTAATAGCCTCTgaatcctcttcttcttcttcttcttcttcttcttcttcttcttcttcttcttcttcacttttCCGGGTGTTAACCATCTCGTAATGTCCTGGCAACGGAACCATTGATAGAACCCTGAAATCACAAGGATAAATTACTGATATATATTGCTGGAaaaccaaaagattacaagaTAGTTGACCCAATTCGTGATGGGTTAATCTCCATACCACCCTATTCGAGATGTGTAGTTCTCATAGGACCAACAAAGTTGGCTAATTGTAAATAACCAGACTGCACAACAAATGAAAACTAGAATAAATATAGTGTAAATTCTAAGGCAGTTTCTTCTCCTACTTTTCAGCACCCATAACCGACTAAAAACTCCCTGTTAATTCCAGCCTCTTCTATTGGGTTAAATCGGTAAGGTTGGGGCCCATTTAGGTAGGGTTCGGATCAGGGACCTTCAAACCGTTTATCTCTTTCCTTATAAGCTATTTTGTTTTACCTGTTTGGCCCCTTGTCTACTGCTTGTCCATGACATCTTTGCTTTTGAAATTGGTAGAAAGCAGGCATGGACTGGATACTTCATCTCGACACAGACGAATTAATGCACCCAGCTGGTGCTGGGGAGTATTCTTTAAGGCAGATACTTCGTGATATTCCCAGTGATGTGGATATGGTCGTGTTTCCGAATTATGTAAGTTATCTTAGAATTCTGATGAATTCAATGGATGTAAATAACTGCTCTGAAGTTTGAAAATCTGGAATAATTGCACAAGTTATGAAACTGTTATGGTTGAAAAACCCTGACAAATACAAATGTTCGACATGGTATTCACTTTTCACTTGTATATTAGTAGCTGACATAGGAAATACTTTTGCTACCTCTGTACAGGAGAGTAGTGTCGAGCGTGATGACATCACAGATCCTTTTCTAGAGGTATGTCTCATTCTATAATGGTTTTGACTTAACCAGCTACGTgttacttttctttttcctaCATGTAATCGGTTAAGGTAAACAAGATATTCATTCTGAGTTCTTTTCTTTCAGTACTATTCTGATAGTTAGCATATAGTTGAACTTAAAATGAATCCTTCTCTAAAATATTTGTTGTATTTATTTGATTAGGTTTCAATGTTTAAACGAAATTATGACCACCTCCCAAAGGACACTTATTTTGGTATGTACAAAGAATCTACTCGTGGGAACCCCAACTATTTTTTGACTTATGGGAATGGGAAATCAGTTGCTCGGATTCAGGATCATCTACGGCCTAATGGTGCTCACAGATGGCACAATTACATGAAAACTCCAAAGTATGTCGATTCTAGtcgctattttttttttaacctttataACCTTTGGAGTATTAGCTGATAGTGTGCGGATTTGCGTATAAAGTGATTGTATGATATTTAATAATCAGAATCAGGTAGGCTGGTGTATTAAATGGGCTTCTTTTtcattatatagttttgttaatCAGATACTATATGTTTCGATGAATTCTGATTTTGTAAGGTTTTAAAAATATGTGAAAGAGCCAAAAAGGACATTATTACAGATAAAAACAGAGACATTTTCTGAAATGAAAGTGAAAATAAGTTTAACTAAGGAGTAAACAGGTACATTTCGTTTATCTTTAGATACGTTTTGTTGTAGCTGGTATTATAACTCATTATTGAAAACAAATCATTTACCCTAAAATAATTAGAATCGGAAGCAGAGTCGGCTTATCCAAACATGAAAACCATGTCCACGTGTAGCTATTGTGACTTAGGTTATAAGATAATCAGGTCCGAAACGAAATACCAAACTTTCACTAACATGATTTAAGCGATTACTCTACCAGTGTTGTGTAACAATTCTTCATTGTGATCACCCCCAGGGAGATAAAACTGGAAGAGGCTGCTGTTCTACATTACACATATGCCAAATTCTCGGACTTGACTTCAAGACGAGATAGATGTGGCTGCAAGCCTACTAAAGACGATGTCAAAAGATGCTTTATGTTGGAGTTTGATAGAGCAGTAAGTTCCTTTGTTTTTTCTAAGTTATATGCAACAAATTGTAgtttatatgtttgtgttttatgCTTCACCTCCGTTCTTAAAATTTTGAGGAACTCTAATGAGCATATTATTCACATGATTCAGGCATTTATAGTTGCGTCAACCTCCACAGAAGAAGAAAAGCTGAACTGGTAAACTATCAAATGACCAAACTTCTTAATTACATAAAATAGCTGTGATTCTTCTTACATTtctttctatcttttatttcttttggatTCCCTTATATAAGTATGGCCAATTGGTCACTGTAGGTGGGAATTTTGACTCGGTTACTTATGAATGGTTAATTTAAGATATCACTGATGGGTCAAAGAAGGAAATGGGTCGAAGGGTTTGGAAGTTTCTCAAAGTGTATCTCAATGCATTTCCAAAATGATTCTAATTAAGAAGTCGATCTTTATAGaaagattaattattttatgttgAGTCATTCTGATGCcttgaaaataatttttttagagTTTTACAAAATAATGTTTCAAGAACACCCAACACAATATCTTTGCTCATTGTAAAATTGACAGAGAGACTGTAACATTGATTTAATTCTGCTTGTGACTTAACCAGGTATCGTGAACACGTGGTGTGGACTGACAAAACAGTAAACTTGAAACTACTGAGGAAAGGCATATTAACTCGCATATATGCTCCGTCGGTAAGAATTTCAGACACATCTTTAAATCAAACAATTGCTACAATTATATCAGTCAAACGATACAATTTTGGGATGAAAGAAGGTATTTGTATTCTAAATATTTATACACTAATTGACCTTTTAGCTCCAATTCTTGATCCATCATAACTGTTCTTCAACTTTAGTCGTTATCACCAAAAAGTTTGCATTCATATTCTATCACTTGACATTGGACATGCTTTGTTTCATATTTAAGGCCAAGACATTTTGACTATTGGGATTAAGATCTTACTGTTATTATGTGCTTTGATACAGGTTATCATTGAGGGTTTGAAGGAGTCAGGTGTGTTTAACTCTGTGATCGCTAAAGCACCTGCAACTCTCTCAAGGGACAAATTTTTAGCTTCCATTGAGAGTAGCAACTCTTCAAGGGCTAGTGGATCCCACTCACAACCTCCGAGAAAGATAGGGAAAAAGTCAGAGAACCAGTCCCATGCAACAGTTAGGAAGGCTTTGGAAGCTACTGAATTTGACCAAGTAGCTGTGCCGCCATTGTCTCCTCCTGGTCCCACCAtggaaacatatgaaaatgacCTCATAGTCCAGTCTAGATAGTTCTATATATGTGCATGTGTGCTGCTTTAatgattttgtgtgtgtttcatGAAGATAAATGGGGTGATTGAAGCATAGTACTTGTCGGTAGAGTTGACACTTGATTATGGAAGTAGTTCCTGATCGTATTACTCAAGCGTCGAAATGTACGTGAAGAGAGAGGTGTGGGGTGGAATGGGGTAGGGGGTGTAGAAGGTACAAGTTGATCAATTTAGATTCATTGTGGCATATGTGgtctaatatatgtatagatgtaTTTAAACTGTCAAGGAGCATAACATTGATTAATACCTGTTTAGCCTTTTACTTGTGAATTAGTTCTGCCCAGTCATGAGAATATTCGGCTGGTTGAACACTTGAACTTGATTCTATTCTTAAAATATCTACAAAGCTCATCTTTTATAAATCTCCTCTTCAAATTTCTACACCCAATCTACCTCTCAAGAGCCGACGTTAAACTTTTGTCACCAAACTGAACGTTCACCTTTTAACATCACTTGTTACTAGCTGCTTTACCTTTCTTTCATCGTCTTTAACTGTATCTCACAACAAACTGGATAGGTCACAATGTGTTAAACTAGTCTAGAACTAAAAGTACGACAAGCTCCAATGCTTCTCTATTTTACCGTTTGTCTTATACCTGTGGTCGTGGAAACAAGCGCACAAGCGGGCCTTGGTTTAAGGCTTTCAAGTTTGAACTAGGCTTATGTTTGCAACCATTTGTTTAAGTCCATGAACTCCAAATGACCATCGTAAATTCGTAACTCGTAAGATTGATTATTTTCCAAATTTTACCGTTTGTCTTATACCtatattttgtttgttgtaTGTGTTCGTGTGAACAATTTATAAGAAGGTCATAATATTGAATATTCATTTGAAATTACACATATGTATCgatttgaaattattttttaaccCACATTCTAAATAATTAATATGACAAATATTATGATATATCTAA is drawn from Erigeron canadensis isolate Cc75 chromosome 9, C_canadensis_v1, whole genome shotgun sequence and contains these coding sequences:
- the LOC122582437 gene encoding glycosyltransferase-like KOBITO 1, translated to MAGGLKPSQTTTQLTTTNHSFTSRLILLLTLLPITLAAFAFALQWRGGGVVDIEDPISNWSPQHNAHKFPGMDSSPLPTVVDRRASKSDCLSLGQSASPSFPYYNDWKFQFHSDLKPKICITTSTSAGLEQILPWMFYHKVLGVGTFFLFVEGKAASPDVSKVLESIPGVKVIYRTKELEEQQANSRIWNETWLSSFFYKPCNYELFVKQSLNMEMAIVMARKAGMDWILHLDTDELMHPAGAGEYSLRQILRDIPSDVDMVVFPNYESSVERDDITDPFLEVSMFKRNYDHLPKDTYFGMYKESTRGNPNYFLTYGNGKSVARIQDHLRPNGAHRWHNYMKTPKEIKLEEAAVLHYTYAKFSDLTSRRDRCGCKPTKDDVKRCFMLEFDRAAFIVASTSTEEEKLNWYREHVVWTDKTVNLKLLRKGILTRIYAPSVIIEGLKESGVFNSVIAKAPATLSRDKFLASIESSNSSRASGSHSQPPRKIGKKSENQSHATVRKALEATEFDQVAVPPLSPPGPTMETYENDLIVQSR